In Phaeobacter porticola, one DNA window encodes the following:
- a CDS encoding M48 family metallopeptidase, with amino-acid sequence MLRLTPILLAVIYGLVMYRLSIWRTHRALDEQSTELADARLRQLTDRMAAALEISHIPVYIYEVDPVNGLAAPDGRIFITRGFYRKYRSGEVSDAELASVIAHELGHVALGHAKKRMIDFSGQNALRTALMLIIGRFVPFVGPWIANVLTSLLAARLSRGDEYEADEYAAALLTKSGIGTAPQKSLFRKLEELTQARSGLAPAWLMSHPKTEERIAALERLEQRWSSKKT; translated from the coding sequence ATGTTGAGATTGACCCCGATCCTATTGGCCGTGATCTATGGGCTGGTGATGTACCGCCTGTCGATATGGCGGACTCATCGCGCCCTGGACGAACAATCGACTGAGCTGGCCGATGCCCGCCTGCGTCAACTGACAGATCGCATGGCTGCCGCGCTGGAGATCAGCCATATCCCGGTTTACATCTATGAGGTCGACCCCGTGAACGGGCTGGCGGCGCCGGACGGGCGGATTTTTATCACCCGTGGGTTCTATCGCAAATATCGCAGTGGCGAGGTCAGTGACGCCGAGCTGGCCTCGGTCATCGCGCATGAGCTGGGCCATGTGGCGCTGGGGCATGCTAAAAAGCGCATGATCGACTTCTCCGGTCAGAACGCGCTGCGCACTGCCTTGATGCTGATCATCGGTCGCTTTGTTCCTTTTGTTGGTCCCTGGATCGCCAATGTCTTGACCTCTCTGCTAGCTGCCCGCCTGTCGCGCGGGGATGAATATGAGGCAGATGAATATGCGGCTGCCCTGCTGACCAAATCCGGCATCGGCACCGCGCCGCAAAAGAGCCTGTTTCGCAAGTTGGAAGAACTGACCCAGGCCCGCAGCGGCCTGGCCCCCGCCTGGCTAATGAGTCATCCCAAGACAGAGGAACGTATCGCCGCGCTGGAGCGCCTGGAACAGCGCTGGAGTAGTAAAAAGACTTGA
- a CDS encoding LLM class flavin-dependent oxidoreductase has translation MRYSVLDLAPVPEGQDIAQSLRNSTDLAQRAEAWGYHRYWLAEHHNMPGIASAATAVLIGHIASQTQSIRVGAGGIMLPNHAPYMVAEAFGTLASLYGDRIDLGLGRAPGTDMQTARALRRGFQPDDGTPDGFPHDVIELINYLGPETSETRVRAFPGQGTAVPVWILGSSLYGAQLAAQLGLPYAFASHFAPAALEHALQVYRSTFRPSAQRSAPHAMIAVNVFAAEAGAEGVRLKTTMQQAFARLHQGKPGKLPPPVDDIDAHLTPQILTGVNEALRISATGSKATVTAELSEILERYQPDEVIITGQIHDHTARLRSFEIAAEVLSAV, from the coding sequence ATGCGCTATTCCGTTCTTGACCTTGCCCCAGTTCCCGAAGGCCAGGACATTGCCCAATCGCTGCGCAACAGCACCGACCTAGCACAGCGGGCCGAGGCCTGGGGCTATCATCGTTACTGGCTGGCTGAACATCACAATATGCCCGGTATCGCCAGCGCTGCAACAGCCGTGCTGATCGGCCATATTGCCAGCCAGACACAATCCATCCGGGTGGGCGCCGGGGGCATCATGCTTCCAAATCATGCGCCCTATATGGTGGCAGAGGCCTTTGGCACGTTGGCCAGTCTCTATGGTGACCGGATTGATTTGGGGCTGGGCCGCGCGCCGGGCACCGATATGCAGACGGCGCGCGCACTGCGGCGCGGGTTCCAGCCGGATGACGGCACCCCCGACGGTTTCCCACATGATGTGATCGAACTGATAAACTACCTTGGCCCGGAAACATCCGAGACACGCGTGCGCGCCTTTCCCGGTCAGGGCACCGCCGTTCCAGTCTGGATTCTCGGGTCCAGCCTGTATGGGGCACAACTGGCGGCCCAGCTGGGGCTCCCTTATGCTTTTGCCTCGCATTTTGCGCCCGCAGCGCTGGAGCATGCCTTGCAAGTTTATCGCAGCACCTTTCGACCTTCCGCGCAACGTTCAGCGCCACATGCGATGATTGCTGTCAATGTCTTTGCCGCAGAGGCCGGTGCAGAAGGCGTCCGGCTTAAGACAACCATGCAGCAGGCCTTTGCCCGGTTGCATCAGGGCAAACCCGGCAAGCTGCCGCCCCCGGTGGACGATATCGACGCCCATCTGACACCGCAGATCCTGACCGGTGTGAATGAGGCGTTACGGATCTCGGCCACCGGCAGCAAAGCGACGGTAACCGCAGAACTGAGCGAGATTTTGGAACGATATCAACCGGATGAGGTGATCATAACCGGGCAGATCCATGATCACACAGCGCGACTGAGGTCGTTTGAGATCGCAGCCGAAGTTCTGAGTGCGGTCTAA
- a CDS encoding RSP_2648 family PIN domain-containing protein, with translation MKLLLDACVLYPTVMREMLLGAAGIGYFTPLWSARILEEWARAARKIGPTGEAQARGEIALIAATWPKAEIAAAPGVEARLWLPDVADIHVLAAAIAGHADGIVTVNNKDFPRHTLAEEGLERIGPDQLLYDCWLKDQDGMSAVAEAVLAEANRLSGGIWEMRPLLKKARLPRIAKALG, from the coding sequence ATGAAACTGCTCTTGGACGCCTGCGTGCTCTATCCGACGGTGATGCGGGAAATGCTGTTGGGGGCGGCCGGTATCGGGTATTTCACCCCGCTTTGGTCCGCCCGCATTCTTGAGGAATGGGCGCGGGCGGCGCGCAAGATCGGCCCTACGGGCGAGGCACAGGCACGGGGTGAAATCGCCCTGATCGCCGCCACCTGGCCCAAGGCTGAAATCGCGGCGGCGCCGGGTGTCGAAGCGCGGCTGTGGCTGCCGGATGTGGCGGATATCCACGTTCTGGCTGCTGCAATTGCGGGCCATGCGGATGGTATTGTCACCGTCAACAACAAGGATTTTCCGCGCCACACGCTGGCTGAGGAAGGCTTGGAACGGATCGGTCCTGACCAACTGCTGTATGACTGTTGGCTGAAAGATCAGGACGGTATGTCTGCTGTTGCAGAGGCGGTTCTGGCAGAGGCCAACCGCCTGTCAGGCGGCATTTGGGAGATGCGACCGCTGCTGAAAAAGGCGCGCCTGCCGCGGATTGCCAAGGCTTTGGGCTAG
- a CDS encoding RSP_2647 family RNA methyltransferase has protein sequence MTASSSAPERARVKLKPKANARALRHGFPWVYANELVADRRTRKLTPGSLAVLEDDGMTSMGLVAVNPESKIIARMLDTDPAAEINQDWFATRLRRALDLREQLYDAPYYRLVHAESDGLPGVVIDRFGDICVVQPNAAWAETHLEQLTAALQEVTGVATVLKNASGRARGLEGLDDVSAALHGTAPEAAVEVTMNGATYMADLTGGQKTGLFYDQRDNHAFAAKLVKPGAKVLDVFSHVGGFGLAMLAAGAAKATCVDGSAPALELARQGAVASGFEDRFTALQGDAFDVLTQLSDDGAQFDVVICDPPAFAPSKQTLEAGLRAYERIAKLAAPLVAPGGYLGLCSCSHAADLSRFRNASARGIGRGGRRSQLLHTGYAGADHPQLPQLAESGYLKAVFFRLD, from the coding sequence ATGACAGCTTCTTCCTCCGCGCCAGAGCGCGCCCGCGTAAAACTGAAACCCAAAGCCAATGCCCGTGCCCTGCGCCACGGCTTCCCTTGGGTCTATGCCAACGAGTTGGTCGCCGACCGGCGCACTCGCAAACTGACCCCCGGCTCCCTTGCGGTACTGGAAGATGACGGCATGACGTCGATGGGGCTGGTCGCGGTTAATCCTGAGAGCAAGATCATTGCGCGTATGCTGGACACGGACCCGGCGGCTGAGATCAATCAGGATTGGTTCGCGACGCGCTTGCGCCGCGCGCTGGACCTGCGTGAGCAGCTATACGATGCGCCCTACTACCGTCTGGTTCATGCAGAATCTGACGGCTTGCCCGGAGTGGTCATTGACCGGTTTGGCGACATCTGCGTGGTGCAGCCAAACGCAGCCTGGGCGGAAACCCATCTGGAGCAGTTGACCGCTGCCTTGCAGGAGGTGACCGGCGTCGCGACGGTGCTGAAAAATGCTTCCGGTCGCGCCCGCGGTCTGGAAGGGTTGGATGATGTCAGCGCCGCTCTTCACGGCACCGCGCCGGAGGCCGCGGTTGAAGTCACGATGAACGGGGCCACCTATATGGCAGACCTGACCGGTGGGCAGAAAACGGGATTGTTCTACGACCAACGCGACAATCATGCCTTTGCTGCAAAATTGGTGAAACCCGGCGCCAAGGTGCTGGACGTATTTTCGCATGTGGGCGGTTTTGGTTTGGCGATGCTGGCTGCAGGTGCTGCCAAGGCGACCTGTGTTGATGGTTCTGCGCCTGCGCTGGAACTGGCGCGCCAGGGCGCCGTTGCCAGTGGTTTCGAAGATCGTTTCACAGCGCTGCAAGGCGATGCGTTTGATGTGTTGACCCAACTCAGCGATGACGGTGCGCAATTCGACGTGGTCATCTGTGACCCTCCCGCCTTTGCGCCGTCGAAACAAACACTTGAGGCCGGTCTGCGGGCTTATGAGCGGATTGCCAAACTGGCCGCGCCGCTGGTGGCTCCGGGGGGGTATCTGGGCCTGTGTTCCTGTTCTCATGCGGCAGATCTTAGCCGGTTCCGCAATGCTTCGGCCCGCGGAATCGGGCGTGGCGGACGTCGCAGTCAACTGCTGCACACCGGCTATGCGGGTGCAGATCATCCCCAGCTGCCTCAGCTGGCTGAAAGCGGCTATCTGAAGGCCGTATTTTTCCGTCTCGATTGA
- a CDS encoding glutamine-synthetase adenylyltransferase, which yields MGHSLDIQRLPRAFDPDLGQDALALVPALLGDQAALVTGAAGSSPYLKELIAREADWLPPALADPAAALTQISSDVRALAPDQLKPGLRRAKRQVALLSGLCDLAGAWDLMQVTTALTHFAELCADVAIKAEIATLIRRKKLPGLTEDDIETAGGLTLLAMGKMGAYELNYSSDIDMICLFDETRFDPDDFYEARQGMVRATRNMCTTLSERTADGYVFRTDLRLRPDPAVTPVAMAMEAAERYYESLGRTWERAAYIKARPCAGDLTAGAEFLQTLRPFVWRRHLDFAAIQDAHDMRLRIRENKGTGGPLNVPGHDMKLGRGGIREIEFFTQTRQLIAGGRDESLRPRGTLDGLRALAAKDWVPQDVCDQLGAHYVAHREVEHRIQMVHDAQTHRMPQSEDGIARVACLMDRDPAELLATTKARLEEVHGLTEGFFAPDAPPEMVQAPLPEVLDSDTLARWPTYPALRSARGAQIFERLKPELLARLARTAQPAEALVALDGFLAGLPAGVQLFSLFEANPQLIDLLIDIVGTSGTLASYLARNSSVFDAVIGGSFFDAWPARNVLEQSLETVLSHEVDYESRLDATRRWCKEWHFRIGVHHLRGLIGAAEAGAQYAELAEVVIAGLAPVVVDQFALKHGPPPGRGAAVLAMGSLGARRINALSDLDVIVIYDPGNAEASEGPRPLATRPYYARLTQALITALTARMSQGQLYEVDMRLRPSGTQGPVATSLESFCQYQRNDAWVWEHLALTRARVVVAVPTPAAEGLAQDITDFRAAFLGEARSRAVILPEVAKMRVRLAAAKVPNGPWDAKTGAGRMMDIELIAQAGVLLSDARAQDVACGLAGAVACGWLDAADAAELQRGYDLFWSVQTAARLVSGKAINAETLGEGGAQFLCRSTGFEDLAALEAALINRYQGCGEIIAAALQREGATGHDD from the coding sequence ATGGGACATTCTCTTGATATTCAGCGTCTTCCGCGCGCTTTTGATCCGGATCTGGGGCAGGATGCGTTGGCGCTTGTACCTGCGCTTCTGGGGGATCAGGCCGCATTGGTGACTGGTGCTGCTGGATCCAGCCCCTATCTGAAGGAGCTGATCGCGCGTGAGGCGGACTGGCTGCCCCCTGCGCTTGCGGATCCAGCAGCGGCACTGACGCAAATCAGCAGTGATGTGCGCGCGCTCGCTCCTGATCAGCTGAAGCCGGGACTGCGCCGGGCGAAACGCCAGGTGGCGCTGCTAAGCGGGCTGTGTGATCTGGCGGGGGCGTGGGATTTGATGCAGGTCACCACCGCCTTGACCCATTTCGCAGAGCTTTGCGCAGATGTGGCCATCAAGGCCGAGATAGCCACCCTGATCCGCCGCAAAAAACTGCCGGGGCTGACCGAGGACGATATCGAAACCGCTGGTGGACTGACACTGTTGGCGATGGGAAAAATGGGCGCATATGAGCTGAACTACAGCTCGGATATCGACATGATCTGCCTGTTCGATGAAACGCGGTTTGATCCCGATGATTTCTACGAGGCGCGACAGGGTATGGTGCGCGCCACCCGCAATATGTGCACAACGCTAAGCGAGCGTACGGCTGACGGCTATGTGTTTCGCACCGATCTGCGGTTGCGGCCTGATCCGGCGGTGACCCCCGTAGCCATGGCGATGGAAGCGGCCGAACGGTATTACGAAAGCCTGGGTCGCACCTGGGAACGGGCCGCCTATATCAAAGCGCGTCCCTGCGCTGGGGATCTGACGGCGGGTGCGGAGTTTTTGCAAACACTGCGGCCCTTTGTCTGGCGGCGCCATTTGGATTTCGCCGCGATTCAGGATGCCCATGACATGCGTCTGCGGATCCGGGAAAACAAGGGCACAGGCGGGCCGCTGAACGTGCCGGGGCATGACATGAAGCTGGGGCGTGGCGGCATTCGCGAGATTGAGTTCTTTACCCAAACCCGGCAATTGATTGCGGGTGGGCGTGATGAAAGCCTGCGTCCGCGCGGCACGCTGGACGGGTTGCGCGCGTTGGCGGCCAAGGACTGGGTGCCACAGGATGTCTGCGACCAGCTCGGCGCCCACTACGTGGCACACCGCGAGGTCGAACACCGCATTCAGATGGTGCATGATGCCCAGACCCACCGGATGCCACAATCCGAGGATGGCATTGCCCGTGTGGCCTGTCTGATGGATCGTGACCCCGCAGAGCTGCTGGCCACAACCAAGGCCCGGCTGGAAGAAGTCCATGGCCTGACCGAAGGGTTTTTTGCCCCTGATGCCCCGCCCGAGATGGTGCAGGCGCCGCTGCCGGAGGTACTGGACAGCGATACCCTGGCCCGTTGGCCCACGTATCCGGCTCTCCGCTCAGCGCGGGGAGCGCAGATCTTTGAACGGCTGAAACCAGAACTGTTGGCCCGGTTGGCGCGCACTGCTCAGCCGGCAGAGGCGTTGGTGGCGCTAGATGGGTTTCTGGCCGGGCTGCCTGCCGGCGTGCAGTTGTTTTCCCTGTTTGAGGCCAATCCCCAGCTGATAGATCTGCTGATCGACATCGTCGGCACCTCGGGAACGTTGGCAAGCTATCTTGCGCGCAATTCAAGCGTGTTTGATGCGGTGATTGGGGGATCGTTCTTTGACGCCTGGCCTGCGCGGAATGTGCTTGAGCAGTCGCTCGAGACGGTTCTGTCGCATGAGGTTGACTATGAATCCCGGCTGGATGCGACCCGGCGCTGGTGCAAGGAATGGCATTTCAGGATTGGCGTGCACCATCTGCGCGGCTTGATCGGTGCGGCTGAGGCTGGCGCGCAATATGCAGAACTCGCTGAGGTAGTCATCGCAGGCTTGGCGCCGGTTGTGGTCGATCAATTTGCTTTGAAACATGGCCCGCCGCCCGGACGTGGCGCGGCTGTGCTGGCGATGGGATCATTGGGGGCCAGACGCATCAATGCGTTGTCGGATCTGGATGTGATCGTGATCTACGACCCCGGTAACGCGGAGGCGTCGGAGGGTCCCCGGCCGCTGGCAACACGGCCCTATTATGCGCGGCTCACGCAGGCGCTGATCACCGCACTGACGGCCCGCATGTCGCAGGGCCAGCTTTATGAGGTGGACATGCGGCTGCGCCCCTCGGGCACGCAGGGGCCGGTGGCGACCAGTCTGGAAAGCTTCTGCCAGTACCAACGCAATGATGCCTGGGTCTGGGAGCATCTGGCGCTGACCCGCGCGCGGGTCGTGGTGGCGGTGCCGACACCCGCCGCCGAGGGGCTGGCGCAGGATATCACCGATTTTCGCGCAGCGTTTCTGGGCGAGGCGCGCAGTCGTGCTGTGATCCTGCCAGAGGTTGCGAAAATGCGGGTGCGGCTGGCCGCGGCTAAGGTGCCAAACGGTCCTTGGGATGCCAAAACCGGCGCCGGGCGGATGATGGATATCGAGCTGATCGCCCAGGCGGGGGTGTTGCTGAGTGATGCACGCGCGCAGGATGTGGCCTGCGGATTGGCGGGGGCTGTCGCCTGTGGCTGGCTGGATGCCGCAGATGCCGCTGAATTGCAGCGCGGTTATGATCTATTCTGGTCAGTGCAGACGGCCGCGCGGCTGGTGTCAGGTAAGGCAATCAACGCGGAAACGCTGGGCGAGGGCGGGGCGCAGTTCCTTTGCCGCAGCACCGGATTTGAGGATTTGGCCGCGCTGGAGGCTGCATTGATCAACCGCTATCAGGGCTGTGGCGAGATCATTGCCGCTGCCTTGCAAAGAGAAGGAGCCACGGGTCATGATGACTGA
- a CDS encoding MFS transporter — protein sequence MASPLLIRNRNYRLLFTAGALTNLGDGFILLALPWLATLMTRDPVAIAAVAAAGRLPWLFFALPAGVIADMTDRRKLIARADLLRAMIVMAILMLAVSAPTPGAIWALAGLAFILGSAEVIRDNAAQTILPDIVAGSDLETANGQLWTAEQLTGQFIGPPLAGLLIAAGIAVPFGLDVVALVLAAGFVWLIKLSPRAPLRQSFGKALLEGIAFMRSDRLLLRLAIVLGIANFLATATITVQILFAQDVLALSATEYGLVLSIAALGAVTGSLIAPRLTRLIGVQPCLYLSIAGWAAGYAVIGLSNSGIVMASALFVVMTAAMVWNVITVSWRQRRIPSDLLGRVNSIYRCFGWGSMPLGALTGGVLVALLEGDLGRDLALRAPFLMSAICCIILLIYAAFWLRLD from the coding sequence GTGGCATCACCCCTTTTGATCAGAAACCGAAACTACCGGCTGTTGTTCACCGCCGGGGCGCTCACCAATCTGGGCGACGGGTTTATCCTATTGGCACTGCCATGGCTGGCCACGCTGATGACACGTGATCCGGTCGCGATTGCCGCCGTCGCTGCGGCTGGACGCCTGCCATGGTTGTTCTTTGCCCTGCCTGCAGGGGTGATTGCGGATATGACGGATCGGCGCAAGTTGATTGCGCGCGCCGATCTTTTGCGGGCCATGATCGTGATGGCCATCCTGATGCTTGCGGTCAGCGCGCCGACTCCTGGTGCCATCTGGGCCTTGGCTGGACTCGCCTTTATCCTGGGGTCGGCTGAGGTGATCCGCGACAATGCGGCCCAGACCATCCTGCCCGATATTGTCGCCGGATCTGATCTGGAGACCGCCAATGGCCAGCTGTGGACGGCCGAGCAACTGACGGGTCAGTTCATTGGTCCGCCGCTGGCTGGTTTGCTAATCGCAGCCGGTATTGCTGTTCCCTTTGGACTGGATGTGGTGGCGCTGGTGTTGGCGGCGGGGTTTGTTTGGCTGATCAAGCTGTCACCGCGCGCGCCGCTGCGGCAGAGCTTTGGCAAAGCGCTACTTGAAGGCATCGCATTCATGCGCAGTGACCGTCTGCTGTTGCGGCTGGCCATTGTGCTGGGCATCGCCAATTTTCTCGCCACTGCAACGATTACTGTGCAGATCCTGTTTGCTCAGGACGTTCTAGCGCTATCGGCTACGGAATACGGGCTGGTGCTGTCCATTGCCGCACTTGGTGCTGTGACCGGTAGTCTGATTGCGCCACGCCTCACCCGCCTAATCGGTGTACAGCCCTGCCTGTATCTGTCGATTGCGGGATGGGCTGCTGGCTACGCCGTTATCGGCCTTAGTAACAGTGGTATCGTCATGGCCTCGGCCCTGTTTGTGGTGATGACGGCGGCAATGGTCTGGAACGTAATCACTGTATCCTGGCGCCAGCGCCGCATCCCGTCCGACCTGCTGGGACGGGTCAACAGCATCTATCGTTGCTTTGGCTGGGGGTCGATGCCACTGGGCGCGCTCACTGGTGGCGTTCTTGTTGCGCTGCTGGAGGGCGATCTGGGGCGCGATCTTGCCCTGCGTGCGCCCTTCCTGATGTCGGCGATCTGTTGCATTATTCTGCTGATCTACGCGGCGTTTTGGCTCAGGCTTGATTGA
- a CDS encoding contractile injection system protein, VgrG/Pvc8 family: protein MKVAYQTIADGEDVTGNFADRLIGLTVIDEAGSKSDRAEITVDDRDDAIALPEDGVALQISLGFTSDLVEIGRFVVDELSGSIAPDIMTIGAKAADMLSGIRARKSRSWRNVSLADIITKIAGEHGLKPVISDSLKAHRYAYLAQTTESDLNFLTRLAKDLDAVAKPAGGALVVAKRGENKAADGSALPVFEVNRAQMASCDWQLKGRGKYGCVIVEWTDLGSAEIRTCKAGDKDPKLKLRHRYPNKAEAQRAADAALSRAARASGSVSVQLGGFWGDLMAEAKVNLTGIKPELEGEWLITSVTHRLGAALTTSFKAERDNEKTKT from the coding sequence ATGAAAGTCGCTTACCAGACCATCGCTGATGGTGAGGACGTCACCGGCAATTTTGCCGACCGGCTGATTGGCCTGACCGTCATTGATGAGGCAGGCAGCAAATCAGACCGGGCCGAGATTACAGTCGACGACCGCGACGATGCCATCGCCCTGCCCGAGGATGGGGTTGCGTTGCAAATCTCGCTTGGCTTCACCAGCGATCTGGTGGAAATCGGGCGCTTTGTGGTGGATGAGCTGAGCGGCAGCATTGCGCCGGATATCATGACCATTGGTGCCAAGGCCGCAGATATGCTGAGCGGTATCCGGGCGCGCAAATCCCGGTCCTGGCGCAACGTCTCCCTTGCCGACATCATCACCAAGATTGCGGGCGAACACGGGCTGAAACCGGTGATCAGCGACAGCCTGAAAGCCCACCGCTATGCCTATCTGGCGCAGACCACCGAAAGCGACCTCAACTTCCTGACCCGCCTGGCCAAGGATCTGGACGCCGTCGCCAAACCGGCGGGCGGTGCTCTGGTTGTGGCCAAGCGCGGAGAAAACAAGGCCGCTGATGGCTCTGCCCTGCCGGTGTTTGAGGTGAACCGCGCGCAGATGGCGTCTTGCGATTGGCAACTGAAAGGGCGCGGCAAATACGGTTGCGTCATCGTGGAATGGACCGACCTTGGCAGCGCTGAAATCCGCACCTGCAAGGCCGGAGACAAGGACCCCAAGCTGAAGCTGCGCCACCGCTACCCGAACAAGGCAGAGGCACAGCGCGCCGCCGACGCCGCCCTGTCCCGCGCCGCCCGCGCCAGCGGATCTGTCAGTGTTCAGCTCGGCGGCTTCTGGGGTGATCTGATGGCCGAGGCCAAGGTCAACCTGACCGGCATCAAGCCCGAACTGGAAGGCGAATGGTTGATCACCAGCGTCACCCACCGCCTCGGCGCGGCATTGACGACAAGTTTCAAAGCAGAACGCGACAACGAGAAGACGAAGACATGA
- a CDS encoding DUF1353 domain-containing protein has product MNVNLDTEWYRRGDTRSYVTTRDLTWSIGKKDSGWLLTIPAGRAFESSVPAWLHWLFSPDDPYFLKSAVIHDTLLEEGYRVAFADSQWFEAALSEHAPALRTWAAYGAMRARRFWKWFFRQER; this is encoded by the coding sequence ATGAACGTAAATCTGGACACCGAATGGTATCGCCGGGGCGACACGCGCAGCTATGTCACCACGCGCGATCTGACCTGGAGCATTGGCAAGAAAGACAGCGGCTGGCTCCTGACCATCCCGGCAGGCCGCGCGTTTGAAAGCTCGGTTCCCGCCTGGCTGCACTGGCTGTTCTCGCCGGACGATCCCTATTTCCTGAAATCCGCCGTCATCCACGACACGCTGCTGGAAGAAGGCTATCGCGTGGCCTTTGCCGACAGCCAGTGGTTTGAGGCCGCGCTAAGCGAACACGCCCCCGCCCTCCGCACCTGGGCCGCCTACGGCGCCATGCGCGCCCGCCGGTTCTGGAAATGGTTTTTTCGGCAGGAACGGTGA
- a CDS encoding TVP38/TMEM64 family protein, with protein sequence MKHLLKVMLIVGALFATTFILGRAFGLLTVENIRYWLVLAQNVAPVWVVGTVVLLLFLDLFVAVPTLTITLLAGFFLGFPLGAATAFAGMTAAAFSGYAISRVWGEKLISVLIKNEGDRLDLVETFHKNGPAMIMLSRAAPIVPELTACMAGATRLRISQYGLFFVVGTVPYVLIAAYAGSISSTSNPQPAIYAALFIYLILWAGWYALRMRTKK encoded by the coding sequence ATGAAACATCTTCTCAAAGTGATGTTGATCGTCGGAGCACTCTTCGCAACAACGTTCATTCTTGGCAGAGCCTTCGGATTGCTCACGGTTGAAAACATCCGGTACTGGCTGGTGCTGGCGCAAAATGTCGCTCCGGTGTGGGTCGTTGGCACAGTTGTCCTGCTGCTCTTTCTTGATTTGTTTGTCGCGGTACCCACGCTTACGATCACCCTGCTTGCAGGGTTCTTTCTCGGCTTCCCACTGGGCGCAGCAACCGCATTTGCTGGCATGACAGCCGCTGCTTTTTCTGGATATGCGATTAGCCGAGTTTGGGGTGAAAAGCTCATCTCGGTCTTGATCAAGAACGAAGGCGACCGACTTGATCTAGTCGAAACCTTTCACAAGAATGGCCCCGCGATGATTATGTTGTCACGAGCTGCTCCCATCGTTCCTGAACTCACCGCTTGTATGGCAGGTGCAACGCGTTTGCGAATCTCGCAGTATGGTTTGTTCTTTGTAGTTGGGACGGTACCTTACGTTCTAATCGCAGCCTACGCGGGCTCTATCAGTTCGACCAGCAACCCACAGCCTGCAATCTATGCTGCTTTGTTTATCTATCTGATCCTATGGGCTGGTTGGTATGCCCTTCGGATGAGGACGAAAAAGTAA
- a CDS encoding SDR family oxidoreductase — translation MNISGKHIVITGGASGIGLGLLQKLQERNDVSVIARPSDGLARLRKTFPQLAVYEADFADAKSVERAADGLVKSERPVDILINNAAVQYTPRFLDNDFRYETIQREIDINFTSICALIYLLMPSLLQANRSMIVNINSGLGLVPKTSSAIYCATKGALNIFSQSLRHQLADTNIDVKQVFLPLVDTAMTQGRGAAKLPVDKVATEIIQGMASSTLDINVGKVKALRIIQRLAPSLATKIMKSA, via the coding sequence ATGAACATCTCGGGCAAACACATCGTAATCACCGGTGGCGCATCTGGCATAGGTCTCGGGTTGCTACAAAAGCTTCAGGAAAGGAACGATGTTTCAGTCATCGCGAGGCCATCTGATGGCCTTGCGCGGCTAAGGAAGACTTTTCCACAATTGGCAGTATATGAAGCAGACTTTGCGGATGCCAAATCTGTTGAGCGGGCGGCTGATGGTTTGGTGAAATCAGAGCGTCCCGTTGATATCCTCATCAACAACGCAGCGGTGCAATACACACCAAGATTTCTGGACAACGATTTTCGCTATGAGACGATCCAACGCGAGATCGACATCAACTTCACGTCCATCTGTGCGTTGATTTACTTGCTAATGCCCAGCCTACTGCAGGCAAATCGTTCCATGATCGTGAACATCAACTCTGGGCTTGGCTTGGTGCCCAAGACGAGCTCGGCCATCTATTGTGCAACGAAGGGCGCGCTAAATATTTTCTCGCAGTCGCTACGTCATCAACTGGCCGACACTAATATTGACGTCAAGCAAGTGTTCCTGCCCTTGGTGGACACGGCCATGACCCAAGGCAGAGGTGCTGCAAAATTGCCGGTAGACAAGGTCGCCACTGAAATCATCCAAGGGATGGCTAGCTCAACTCTCGATATCAATGTGGGCAAAGTCAAAGCTTTGCGCATCATTCAACGACTCGCTCCTAGTTTGGCCACAAAAATCATGAAGTCGGCATAG